In a single window of the Nicotiana tomentosiformis chromosome 8, ASM39032v3, whole genome shotgun sequence genome:
- the LOC138898067 gene encoding uncharacterized protein produces MTVVQVNSKARNLLYNAISGEKHEKILSCDTTKEMWDKLKVTYEGTSKVKETRINLLVQDYEFFQMKEGESIEEIFARFSKIMGDLKAFCRPYSSGEQVQKILRSFPTTWQNKIVALESQDLDKLSYDELHGDIIAF; encoded by the coding sequence ATGACAGTTGTTCAAGTTAATTCTAAGGCACGGAATCTGCTATATAATGCCATTAGTGGAGAAAAGCATGAGAAAATTTTAAGTTGTGATACAACCAAAGAAATGTGGGACAAACTGAAAGTTACTTATGAAGGAACGAGCAAAGTGAAAGAAACAAGGATAAATCTGTTAGTTCAGGACTATGAATTCTTTCAGATGAAAGAAGGTGAATCTATTGAAGAAATATTTGCTCGATTCAGCAAAATCATGGGAGATCTGAAAGCTTTTTGTAGGCCATACTCCAGTGGTGAACAAGTTCAAAAAATCCTAAGAAGTTTTCCTACAACATGGCAAAATAAAATAGTGGCACTTGAATCTCAAGACCTAGACAAATTATCATATGATGAACTACATGGAGATATTATTGCCTTTTGA